The Coffea arabica cultivar ET-39 chromosome 6e, Coffea Arabica ET-39 HiFi, whole genome shotgun sequence genome contains the following window.
GCATTTCTTGAATGCGAGGTACTTAATCTAAACACAAACAAAGTTCACAATTTCGGCATTCAAGTCTGTCTCACTCTCCCTTCACTCTCTCCGTCCAGCTcaaagagctggtcttttattttattttaattcaataaatttattttattttattttaatttcggCATTCAATGggtttaaatttattttatccgataaataaatttctaTTTAAGGCACCTTGGGTATTCTGTGAGTATAATGGACGAAAGgtataaagagctggtcttttattcaacaacgaatttatttttattttatccgataaataaatttctaTTTAAGGCACCTTGGGTACTATGTTGTTGTAatggagaaaagccataaagagctggtttTTTATTCAACAACGAGTTAATTTCtaagaatgaatttaacaaataaacaaatttaaaaagtaatttaaaaaatattaaaattttttgatgcaaTTTTCTAGGAATTCGTATTTATCGGATGCAATATACAGTCCAACCAAAAAGCTTGCTAGTTTGGTTAAGATTTATTGCCCCAAATTATTATCAACTATTGATGGCAATATTATGGGATTTTTTTCCAATTCTAATGAATTTAGAGCCTTAACTGCTAAAATTTGTAGACGCTTTCATTGCAAATTGtaaatcattttataatttgCAGTTAAATCATTTATATTGAGTACATGGCATTACAGCTgaagcaaaaggaaaaatcatgccAAAATATGGAAGCATCATACGAAACAATGATGGGAAACTGAGGTACATGACCTCGCATTTAAGAAATGTGAGgtcatgttttctttttcttttttttttttggatcttgGTGGCTGGAAAATGGGGGATAATTCGCATTTAGCAAATGCGATCTCAATGAACTCACATTTGACAAATGCGAACATCCCTTTTACAGAACATGACACCCTAAACGCCccctttgtagaatttttttaaaaaccatCACCACATTAGAAATTTCTCTTCATACATAATGGTAAGGAATCCGAGACATAGAGTTAAAAAAGAGCACAGCATACACGTTGGAGTTAGCAAATTCCATACACAATGGAATAAATCATCATGTTCCAAGATCTGTGGATAGCAGCAGAGCATATTTGGCAAGAGTAAATTGAAATTCCACCATATTGCACCAAAACATATGTCTAAGATTTTGTTCACTGGGACTGGGAATGCATATAAGTACTTGGCATACGGTACAAATAATACTTAGCAAAAGTATATAGCAATCCACAAGAATTGAAAACATCATCTAAAAACATCATTCTAGATGATGAGGATTGCTACATATATAACTGTACCAGATCAGTCTCCCAAAGCAAAACTCATATTACTAGTACTAATTAAAACCACATACTGATGCTGCTATTGTCATTGTGAGTTCCAGTGGTAGTTGCAGAAGTGGATATTGAAGAGGCAGTGACTGTTGGAGCTGTTGCAGATGCAGTGACTGCTGGAGTTTGATGTGGATTAAGAGCTGCATTTCGTCTGGCTCTCTTATTATTGTTAGCAACAGTAGTTCCAACCCATGCATTTGGCCCTCCTCTCTGAAGCCATGCAACAAATTCTATTAAACTAATGGCCTTGACAGTTAAAATAGTTAGCAATAGGTAATGAAACTAATTTCTGATTAGCATTACCTTTCTGGTATTAGTACTAGTGCTAGCAGAATGAGTAAGTTGAACATTAGCTCCAGTAGTTTGATTTTGAGTGCTTCCATTACTGCCTTGACTTGACACAATCACTGGCACATTTCCTTGTGCATGTTCCTGACAAATCATGACAAAAAGCTAAGCTCATTTGCAATCCCAAATACACATAAAGATACTGTAAATATACAACTGCTACAATTACCCATAGAACAGATCCTGCTAATCCAGTATTGGCAATGCCTCTTCCTGGTCTTCCTCTTCGTTCTACTACCTGATTTGCAGAGGTACTGCTGCCTCTTTTTTCAGCAACAGGAGCTCCTTGACAAGTTCTCCTATTATGTCCAAATGCACCACACTTAGAGCACCTAAAACTGATTGATCTCTTGTGTTGAGATGCAGGAGCTCCTTCATCAGGTGctcttcttctatttcttcttGGTCTACCAGCTCTTCTTCTAAGTGGTGGTGGCAAAACTACTGCTGGTGTCACATCTTCCATAGGAGGCCACCTATTCATATGTGGAATTGGGTTGATCATGAATGCATATGTTTTCAAATACTGATCTCTTGAAAAAGCTGCATCACAATAACTTTCCAGTTTCTCCCTTCTGTAAATAACTCCTAGTGCAGCATGTTTGCAAGGAATGCCAGTCAACTGGAAAGCCCCGCATTCACATGTCCTCTCATGCAGCTTGACTATATAGGACTTATCCACATCTGCTACTTCAAATGTGTTCTCACTTGCCATTGTCAATGAACACTTTCTTGATTCAGATGCAATATCCTTCAGCTTACCAGTAACATGTGGAGTAAGTCTAGATGTCCATGTGCAGCCTTTTTGATACCTCTTATGTAGTTTCTTCATGAATTTTTGCCTCAGTCCATCAGCCAGAGCAAGTATATTCTTTCCTCTCAGTTCACCAACCCATGCATTAAAAGATTCTGTGAAATTGTTGGTGACATGATCACACTTAATTTCAACAGAAAATGCATGCCTTGCCCAATTACACTTAGGAATGTTTGCTAAGTATCTCCAAGCATCTATGTtaatattctttattttttccatAGCCTCATTGTGTCCTATCAGATCATAGCTTTTAGCTGCTTGCCAAAAAAATCTTCTTAGAAGCAATCCTGGAAATTTCACTTTGAAGTTGCTATAGATGTGCTAATCACAATATCGTGCAGCAGCTTGTGGCACTTGTTCCTCGTATGCAAGGTTTAGTCCCTAAACAGAGAATGGACAGAAACAAATTCCTGTTCTGTTACTTGACAGCCATGCAAAACAACAATGGAAGAAATCTTATACATAAAACATAGAACCAGGAAACATACCTTCTGCCTATCACTCATGAAGGTGAGTGGAATATTGTTTGGAAAAGGTCCAAAGAAATCCTGAAAATAGTAAAAAAACCAACTCCAAGCTTCCTTGTTTTCACACTCAACAACAGCAAAAGCTAATGGAAACAAACTGTTGTTCCCATCAAGAGCAACAGCAGTCAACAGAATGCCCCCAAATGCACCTTTCAAATGGCAGCCATCA
Protein-coding sequences here:
- the LOC113694535 gene encoding uncharacterized protein, producing MTSKGVKAEMQKHGVLPSRMQIYRAKKKALEQIEGSHSEAYGRLPKYAELLRINNPGSIMKIHYDRPNLLMEPKFLRLFISFKAQRDGFLAGCRPFIGFDGCHLKGAFGGILLTAVALDGNNSLFPLAFAVVECENKEAWSWFFYYFQDFFGPFPNNIPLTFMSDRQKGLNLAYEEQVPQAAARYSKSYDLIGHNEAMEKIKNINIDAWRYLANIPKCNWARHAFSVEIKCDHVTNNFTESFNAWVGELRGKNILALADGLRQKFMKKLHKRYQKGCTWTSRLTPHVTGKLKDIASESRKCSLTMASENTFEVADVDKSYIVKLHERTCECGAFQLTGIPCKHAALGVIYRREKLESYCDAAFSRDQYLKTYAFMINPIPHMNRWPPMEDVTPAVVLPPPLRRRAGRPRRNRRRAPDEGAPASQHKRSISFRCSKCGAFGHNRRTCQGAPVAEKRGSSTSANQVVERRGRPGRGIANTGLAGSVLWEHAQGNVPVIVSSQGSNGSTQNQTTGANVQLTHSASTSTNTRKRGGPNAWVGTTVANNNKRARRNAALNPHQTPAVTASATAPTVTASSISTSATTTGTHNDNSSISMWF